A window of Daucus carota subsp. sativus chromosome 2, DH1 v3.0, whole genome shotgun sequence genomic DNA:
ATACCcagctcccaagtcttcaaaaggaaaatgaatctgattctctagaatttgagaatttagatgaCATCTACATAGGTGAAGATGAACCTGAAACTAATACTAGGGAAAcaaatgcaaatgaagaaactgctgatcctgaaccatctggaggaagtattggcaacaatacgaatgatcatcatgatcacagtggtcaaagtggaggataaTCAAATAGAATTAGCATCAGTTCAGAGGGAGCAAGTCACattagtggatctactagtcatcacactcaacacaactatgattacggtgaatcatcaagattgaatctgccaagacaaagggtatggaggaGAGACCATCccattgaacaaatcattggtgatccagacacaggagtgcagactagatgAGAAACTCAAAATGAATgtaactttgctggattcttgtctcaaacagaaccaaagaaagttgaagaggctctaaatgatccagatttggtatctgcaatgcaggaagaacttaatcaatttgaaaggccaaaagtttggaagctggtgccaagacctaaaggaaaatctgtaattggcaccagatgggttttcagaaacaagctggatgaagatggtattgttacgaggaataaggcaagactggtagcaaagggttattcgcaagaagaaggaatcgactatgatgaaacctatgctccagttgctaggcttgaagcaatcaggatgttcttagcatttgctgcacactccaacttcaaagtattttcagatggatgtgaaaagtgcattcctgaatggtgatctagaagaggaagtctatgttgaacaaccccctgggattgaagacaaggaatttgaagacttcgattactttctcttcaaagctctctatgtcctgaagcaagcccctcgaacatggtatgaaactctttCTAAGTttctacttgaaaatggtttcaccagaggtatcatcgataaaactcttttccataaaaagcataaggatgatataattctggtacaagtatatgtcgataacattatatttggttctactaatgatcttttgtgcgagagatttgctaagcttatgcagagcaagtacgagatgagcatgatgggagaattgtccttcttcctaggacttcaagttattcagaagcctgacagTATTTTCATCTGCCAATCAaagtacatcaaggatcttctgaagaaatatggaatggaagaagcatcttctgccaaaacccctatgccaactgttgtcaaacttgatcaggacaaatctggtaagtcagttgaaatcacgaagtatcgaggtatgattggttccctcttgtacttaactgctagtaggccagatattatgttctcaacttgtttatgtgctagattccaggctgttcctaaagagtctcatcttatagctgttaagcgtatttttaggtatcttaagggaacccccaatctagggatatgGTACCccaaagatacaggttttaatctgattggctatacagattctgactttgcaggatgtaagattgattgGAAAAGTACTTccggaagctgtcagtttcttggacgaaggttggtgtcatggtacgGCAAAAAGCAACACTTCGTATCTACGTCAACAGAGGAAGCTGAAtccatagctgctggaagttgctgcgcccaaatcttgtggatgaggaatcaactacaagattatggactcatgttggataaaattccgattctgtgtggtaacacgagtgccattgccaacaatcctgttcaacacaccaggacaaagcacattgatatcaggtatcatttccttcgcgagcatttcatgaatggaacagtagagttacacttcgtacctactgatcaacaaattgcagacatcttcactaaaccactagacgaatccactttctctagattggttggtgaacttgggatgttaaatatgtctaattaattagacaataaATAattgcaatttgttcgtaagttcacaagttttaaaatgtccatattttcaggacttgtgaatttacaaagagcatctagtattttacatatttatctgataactagttttaattatttgccataaTTTATGagatttgcatgattttatatgattatgtgattatatgttatgtgtagatatttaaaaattaattttcttgaattaattaagtactcatattcaattaatgaatattaatgtttatttgattcatattttaattatatttgattaatggatttgaagcaattcaaattattttaagttatccatttattagatattaattaaaataattgcagcataatgatttgaattttgtttaactaaaattaatttggtttaacattatttgaattaattgtgattttctcATCATTTTGTAAATTCATTTGATAAAATGGTGTTTATGCGACTAGTTGAAATTTTTCCAAGAAAAATCTCTAAGGACGAATTCGCGCCTCATACAGTACGTGTATGAGGGGCAAAACCATCTTTTTAAAGTTTGCGCCTGTAACTTCTATGTACGCACTGATGAGggcatttttgtaattttcaaaCTTGCACCTCATCACCCACATACACTCACTCGTTCTCGACTTAGTCTTATTCTAAGTAGTGGGACGAGTTCGCGCCTCTATACACTGTACTGTGTATAGAGCGCGTTTTGGTAATTTCGTTAGTTGCGCCTCAGTGTACCTGTGAGTATATGTATGTGTTAACacttaatcatttattttattctctTTTCAAACAACTACTAAACACGCATATACATACACGGCACCACTGTGATAGAAACCTCCGAACTCTCCTATTTTAATCGACCAAAATCACACCGAAATCTTGTCCATTTTATAATCTGAGACCTGTTTTAGAATCCCCTCTTCAAGCTCTTTCTATACATACCAGGATATTAACGATCCGTCGTTGTTTTTTGTAAAGGGTTTTTGAAACTTTTCGACTTCTAGGCTAGATTTTTACGTGATTTTAGTGTCGAAAATTTGCGAGACCGATACCATATATCTTAGAATTTTGAGAGGAACAACATACTGTGATTTCATCGAATTCTgtaattcttgaatttagggttttacggagcatatttaactaattattctcGTAACAAAAGTGGTTATTTGTCCGTTATTTTTCgtgaaacaaaatttttaatcatttttaattttaaattaaaaatggctgcaaattttgatattccgaagacaaattacacaattgttgaaaataataatttaattacgcaagcaaattatcgacgctgggttcgatacaTGTCTGAATTTTCATTTGCTAGGTTTGCTATGACTGAATCTGTTatgcttaacaaatctcttctttgAGATTTCtctcttctatttctgttgtgaatgaaGGACAGGTACTTGGCATTAAATGtgtcattcagggacgaacactcaTTATCACTGAaaataccctgaacactgcactTCAACTGCCAACAGAAGATTTTTAGGAAGTACCTGACAAAGCTGAAAGAATGAGTTTCTTCTATGCCATTCACTGTCAAAGGGGAACTGATGGAGAACTACCATCAAAGCTGTATGTCAGACACCTGCCAAGGGAAtataatttcttctttaattccatttcctatgtgtttgcacccAAGACTGGTGGATTTTATGGATTAACTACATTCAATCAAGAGATTGGCATAGCCATAGCACAGAATACAAGGATCAACTTGGGTCATTTGATAATGAGAGCTTTTCGGGACTCTCTGAGGAAAGCTAGACACGTGCTCTTATATCCTCGATTCTTCCAAATAGTGCAGAGTAAAATGCTGACACCGGCTGAGCGTGCTGTCTACCCAAATGCAGACAATATCATATCCAGTTTCATGACTACGAGAGTCATTTCTATGCTGGAACATCATCAGAAGTATACCAACAATGAACAAGTGGTTCTCcctgaggcaatgcaagaatttctTAACAACCAGAATGTGCCTCCACCACATGTTCAACCTGCTGTTGCTGAGATGATTGCTGAAGAGGTTCCTGAACAACAAGCAGAGCCAGAACCTGACCAATTAATCAAATGGACATTCCTGAGGCTCAGAATGCTGAAGTAGAGCAAGAGGAGATCATAGTTGAGGATGCTGCAGAAGACTCTTCTGAACATGAAgttcaatctgaaggagaggattccaTGCAGGACAACAccactgattctgaggatgaatTGGAGGTCCCTGTCCAATCCACTGAAGCTGCAACCAATCAGAATGAGATGCTGAATATTGATGAACTCTTTTCAAATACATACAATCCAGTACTTCAATCAGGTATGCCTACTACTGATCCCGATAATCTCtcatttagtgcacctgaaAATTGGGTTCAAAATTTACTGGATCTCAATCCACTCACTTCACTCTCTACACTCTCTGCACATGTCAGTGAATTTGACAACATAAGGAAGATGTTTCTGattctgcagctctgtctcctagtcaagtCAGGAGAATATAACCCGAGGCATCTGTAGTACTGTCTacttcttcaccacctcagccaaataatctatcaatgcacagtgaggttgcacacacatttgaagaattgacggtagcaaacactttgtcgtccatgtcagggatagacactgctGTTTTAGATCCTATTCAAGGTCAAGCGCCTTCAccggcttctgggggaaacttagGTGATTTGCCACAATCTCCACCTtcgtctacccccctgggaggagcACTCCCAGATCCCTCacgggactcttcacctctcgaaggtgaacgacaatctgtttctgagcccttcatatcaggaagtctGCCAGTTAccgaggacttgtcacaaagtcgtTCGCCGTCAgtggcagttgtgggaaaccagggtgcttcgcctattcaaggatcacatccttcgagcccattgtctacccaccctgagattcaaGCTCAGGATCCActtaaggactcactaccttcgcgTAGTTGGCGACTTGTTTCTTATgaatcagattcatctgacgaggaaactgaggacgaggGCTCACGAAccctcattgcaccttctgtgacctctctagaagaggctaagaagatttcttctgcaggtacatccacTATAGATGCTgaaacttctttgagtgagagggaaacaccaacagaacatGCTAAACAGACTCCCTCTACCCAACTGAGTGTCCAATCtatgagtgaaacgagagaaacacctacagaacgaactAGTGAGAACCCTACAGCTCAACCTACATTTGACACaactattccaactgtatctatGATAGAATTTGAAGCTTCGAAATTTaaagttcaacacttagaagctgagaatcttgttctgtGGGAGGAGTTAGTTGAATTGAAATCTACAATGGAGGAAAGGTTGGCTACTCTCGAAGCTAAGCTACTGGCTTCTCAACTTTcaagagaggattactcaattgagggggagagagcagtgGAAAAAGCACGAGGAAAGAAGATGATCACTGGAGTATCTAAAGAGCTTATTGACTCTACTCTTCGAGGTCAATCAAGCTATGAGCATGATGAATATATTCTTGAGTTTGTAGACAATGAtcgggtgattaggatggttggagctgatgatgatctggaggaaggagaaatccctcaaaatgaagtctttgctgatgaacttgcatatcataatGATATTTTCCCTGCTGAAGAGTATGAAATTGCAAACCCTCAGGATATTGCTGAAGTCTCCAGAGAacatgctgagcaaaggagagcaagggaaaagttagaaaatcaaagacggatACGAAGGGAAAGGAGGCAAGCCAACTTACATAAGGAAGGAGAAGAGTGGGATGCTGTCAGggctgtgtttgattttccagaggtcaatcaagagaatgatgatgcagaagtgaaagatatctttgattCCTTCAGGAACAACGACAAAGATCTACATGACTATCATGAGGTATTAAATTATATCATCTCTACTGTATCtattgctgttcttcccaggagaggatggatggtaaacatCTCATTCGaactacaaagagaaggccatggactcaagcatgtgtctaGTCAGTTCCTTAGAGATCTCTCTCTGACTGaattgtttgtggtaagaaacaagatcatctcaactggtagaaagcataatgaagttttcagagatatggtggaagaatggatcactgatattggcgttgaaattcatgacaagccttcagttatcaagtgtttcaaggatggtatgattaagagtattggactcactgatgaagcattatctACTTACTCTCACTACTAGAATTACTGCCTACGACATCGGTGCTTAGACATCGGTTGCTCAGACGACCGGTGTTAAGTTCATTTCAGACATCAGTTTTTTTTAATCGATGTTATCGTGAAATTTAGACATCTGTTGAGAAAATAAACGATCTTaatagttatttttaaaaaatgagatTCGTGAAATAAACATCGGTTCAGAGCATAACTGTTGTCATTTTTTCTTAGACATCGGTTTAAATTATACCCGTtgttaattcaaatttttaaaaaaactgaaaaacacGCGGGCTTGCTTTGCCCCCTTTATTTCACAAACATTTCACACTTAACCAAAAATATTTCCCCCACACTGAACAAAAACATCTCCCCCTCTTTCCAACATCTCACCCACTCCGTCACTCCCGATATCTCACCTCTCACTCACTCACTCACTCCCGACTCCCTCAAAATCTCCGCCTCTCGCCGCCGCCGCATCTCTCTCGTGTCTGTCTCACATCTCTGTCACATCTCTCTGTCTATAACTCGGCCCAATTTCAATTAGGGGTCCAATTGAACCCCAAATTGGATGAATTTTCAATTAATCAAGCTCCAGCTTCGAGAATGCCTAATTTCTTGACCATGCTTTATTTATTTCGATTGGGTTTTGTTTATTTGTAATTAGGGTTCCTTCtttgttcaaattttatatctgggtttttcatttttgaaCAGATCTGGAGGTTTGGAGGCTTCAAGAGGTTTCAGCGAGCTTGAAGAGGTTTGTTTCAATTTGATTGTGTATAGCTCTGTTATAAGATTTTGTTCGGTGCATATCTGTCCCGAGGTTATAGAATTAGATGCATTTTCCTGAGCTGAAACCTAATTTTACAAGGTCTTTGTAAGTTAAATTGTATTTGTTTTGTGGAAATTGGATATTAGATTAAATTTCCTGCATATAttgttaacatatatatttcaatgTACAAGTCGTTGGGAAGAATATCAagtgtatattgataaataagaagTAAGCATTACCTGAGTAGTGATAGAATCGCATAAATGCATATCAGTACTGTAAGAGTTCACAATTTAAGAAAGCCCTCAAGCAAATAAAAAGTCGGTACATAGTAGCTTACAGCAAGCCTGCCAGAATATGAGAGACAGAGAGATGCTGCAACTTGGTTGCGAGCCCTGCTATATGGGTTTAGAGAAACCTTCATAATTCCACAAACTAACAAAGTGAAGGCagagttaataaaattaatgcgAGCCAAAATTATATGAGATGGAAACACTCCTTAATTCTACATTGGGATCATTTGTcctgataaatgaataactggATGAAGTAATAGTCTCCGTGCTTGTCTTTTGATGCATATCTTCTGATGACCTTGCTGTGTATGTAAAAGCTTTAGAAGATTGCCTTCTGATGTCATTAGTTGCATTACTTCTTGAACTAAAATCATTTATCTGGCTTATGCCCTAGCCAAAAGCGAAGTCAGGTGTCTAATGAAACTACAGGTTCCTATATTTGAAGATGCATATAATACATAGATGTAATTTGAGGATGACCGAACAGACCTTGTGCTGCGTAACTATAGACACTACATCAGTAAGGCTAAATGGTATTTTGCGTCAAAATTACATATTCAGCCAAATTCATGCAATATCAATATAAAAGATTAGATTATTATTCTACCAAACACGTAATGGAAAACTCATAAATAGTGAATTATCTATCAGTAGCAACATGGTAATTaggtatatttaattttataaaactgtGGGCTCCTAATgggatttttgtttcttttgcagATTAGGTATATTCTTTTGCAGATTGCTTTTACCTTGATGATTTATCATGCATTGATACTGGCATATATGGTCAAGCAGCTTACTCATCGAAGAATCACATTAGTAGCTACCAGATCAGTTATTATGTCTCTGCATCCCTCAATGTTATATCAATTATTTCACAGTTAATATAATCAATTCTTTACTACTGGTACTTTGCACTTCACCTTAATATAACTTCTACAATTTACAGGACCAGAGCAattcttttttttgctaagggaTTGCATGGTTTTGTTGTACcagacaattcttttctttgctGAGGGATTTGGGCTTTTTTACAATGCCTCAAACTATATCTGTAAGTGTTTTGTTCTGTTTTCCTCTTAGATCCTCATTTATCTGAGGTCTAGTGTTCTACTAGttgtttctttttttgttttttaattaaaaagaattgtATGTATTTCTGTTATCTGGTTCTTTTTAATCTGAAGGGTGCAGATTACTCATCATGGATTTAcgcaataatattaatttacacCATGATTATGTGGGTATAAATTTGGTTGAAATCTGCTGTATACAATGTTGGACATATATCATATTCTAATTCATTTATCAATACAGAAAGTATAAGGTGCCCTGTGCTGATGCTTTTCATCCTTTCTTTTGTTGCAGGAAGCCAAGCAATCATCAGTGCAACATTTTCTATCATAGACCAGAGACGTCAATCACTTGGCCGTTTACATGGAGTTAAGGTTGTCCACACCTCTAAAAAGATACACACGGTCAGATCAATATCATTGAGATCAACTGGATGCTCATGATTCGTTGCATTGTTGTAATGATTGGCTTCAGAGACACAAAACACATGGAGAATTGTACTCGGAGAAATTGTGCTTGGTTGGATGGTGGATTGTATTTGGTAGCTAGGTACCTAGTTTTTTGGATTTGAAATCGGAGAAGTggatatatgtgtatatatatatatgtgtttgttTTTTTGATCTATTGGTTTTATAGACATGACTTATTGGTTGTATGGACATGACCTATTTGCATTTATATTTAGTACATTTTGGTTTCAAGCAAAAACAGGGTGGTCATTTAAATTCAGTTCAAAACGGACATCACTTGTATATAAAAACTGATGTTAAAACTCTTGATTTCACAATAGTTTAGTGGAACATAACCAATGTCTAAAAACTCTGTACACATCAGGCAAACATCATAGCTAAAAGTCTAAAAAAACTGATTTTAAATATAAGAGCAGACATCATGTACATCCCAGAAGCGCTGTGTAAGCCCAGTTTAGACATCGGGTTTTAGCCGATGTCTTTGCACAGGTACCTTTAACATCACATGCGAAGACATCGGTCGAATTTTAGATAGACATCGggttttagccgatgtctaaggtcttttttctagtagtgtctCCTcgaatactgaaatatctggaagctcaagtgagAGAGAAGTGCTCTAGAACTAGTAaaggaagactaactgctgaattgctatatgtttatcgtctgaactttgctgctgtTAGGGACTTGGACTTATCAGCAATCAACCGTCAGCAACCATATCCATTGCCTCCACTTGATCCTGAAATCCCTGAAACCCCTAATGagcctgttgttacttacaatccaacctccattatattcaagaagaagaaagattctgAGGCTACATCTATACCACTTGAAGATATTGGAAAATTCTCATCAAAGAGCATTAGTCGAGCTGTTGGTGCTGTTAAGTGGTCTCTGGTTAAGGAAGACAAAGGTATACTCAAGAAACTGCtagatcttctggagataaggaaggctgtagagactgttcacAACACTTCGAGAGTtagtgctcatccatcaagggtcatcatgaaaattgaaggcgTCGAACTTAATATCactttcaagaaattgaagaagatgTTCCACTTACAGACTTTggaaaagatgaagaagaatcttgagcaaccaccacctgagaatactttggagcaagtggcactgagtacaaTAACTGccaggattgaagaaattgaaaacaaactcactcagaagaaagaaTAAGATGCTGCAAAGAGAAGAGCTGAGCAGTATCTCATCAATTCAAGAGCCAAGAAACTGAAGAAGAATTAGTTCAGTCTAGAGGAACTATGgttacttgtatttacttttgaattctggaaattgtaagatataatccagactgtacttagtattatttcctgtttaattagtgtgctttttct
This region includes:
- the LOC135150461 gene encoding uncharacterized protein LOC135150461 — translated: MHSEVAHTFEELTVANTLSSMSGIDTAVLDPIQGQAPSPASGGNLGDLPQSPPSSTPLGGALPDPSRDSSPLEGERQSVSEPFISGSLPVTEDLSQSRSPSVAVVGNQGASPIQGSHPSSPLSTHPEIQAQDPLKDSLPSRSWRLVSYESDSSDEETEDEGSRTLIAPSVTSLEEAKKISSAGTSTIDAETSLSERETPTEHAKQTPSTQLSVQSMSETRETPTERTSENPTAQPTFDTTIPTVSMIEFEASKFKVQHLEAENLVLWEELVELKSTMEERLATLEAKLLASQLSREDYSIEGERAVEKARGKKMITGVSKELIDSTLRGQSSYEHDEYILEFVDNDRVIRMVGADDDLEEGEIPQNEVFADELAYHNDIFPAEEYEIANPQDIAEVSREHAEQRRAREKLENQRRIRRERRQANLHKEGEEWDAVRAVFDFPEVNQENDDAEVKDIFDSFRNNDKDLHDYHEERMDGKHLIRTTKRRPWTQACV